In a genomic window of Cytobacillus sp. FSL H8-0458:
- a CDS encoding heavy metal translocating P-type ATPase, producing the protein MSMEAKALLKSSNRSEESLLEKIKPHAELIAALLSGVLILAGWLLDRSGMETPSIAAYLLAFVIGGFAKAKEGIEETIENKELNVEMLMIFAAIGSAIIGYWTEGAILIFIFAVSGALETYTMNKSHKEISSLMELQPEEALRITDGSEERVHVSELEIGDFILVKPGERVPSDGTIVKGHSSLDEAAITGESLPVSKGADDQVFAGTVNLNGSITVEITKPNNETLFQKIIELVQSAQSEKSPSQLFIEKFEGTYVKIVLAVVVLMMFAPHFLLGWSWTETFYRAMILLVVASPCALVASIMPATLSAISNGARHGILFKGGVHLENLSHLKAIAFDKTGTLTKGKPEVTDVVAGDRISREELLLKVASIESHSNHPLANAIVKYAKSTLSESLIHPESIEDVTGFGVKAKVDHDEWKIGKASFVGKTEARAFAAGAADRMASEGKTVVFVQKNDEIIGLISLKDVVREETKQAIDLLKKQGIYTIMLTGDSQTTAAAIAGESHVNEHIAECLPENKVEHLKKLKETYSNVAMVGDGINDAPALATANVGIAMGEGTDVALETADVVLMKNDLPKIAEAIDLSRRMNKIIKQNVIFSIMVIMFLIASNFLQLLDLPYGVIGHEGSTILVILNSLRLLRS; encoded by the coding sequence ATGAGTATGGAGGCAAAGGCTCTGCTTAAAAGCAGCAATCGATCTGAAGAAAGTCTATTAGAAAAAATCAAACCCCATGCTGAATTAATTGCCGCACTTCTGAGCGGTGTATTGATTCTGGCAGGCTGGCTGTTAGACCGAAGCGGAATGGAAACCCCATCGATTGCCGCTTACCTGCTGGCTTTCGTAATCGGCGGTTTTGCGAAAGCGAAAGAAGGCATCGAAGAAACCATTGAGAATAAAGAATTGAATGTTGAAATGCTGATGATCTTCGCTGCAATCGGCTCAGCAATTATCGGCTATTGGACAGAAGGCGCAATCCTGATATTTATTTTCGCAGTCAGCGGTGCTTTGGAAACCTACACCATGAACAAAAGCCATAAGGAAATCTCTTCTCTTATGGAGCTGCAGCCTGAAGAAGCCCTGAGGATCACAGACGGTTCCGAGGAGCGTGTCCATGTTTCCGAGCTGGAAATTGGGGATTTTATCCTTGTAAAGCCGGGTGAGCGGGTTCCCTCTGATGGAACCATCGTAAAAGGACATTCATCCCTGGATGAAGCCGCCATCACAGGTGAATCCCTTCCTGTTTCCAAAGGCGCAGATGATCAGGTATTTGCGGGTACTGTGAATTTGAATGGATCGATTACGGTTGAAATCACAAAACCGAATAACGAAACCCTTTTTCAAAAAATTATTGAGCTTGTGCAATCAGCTCAAAGCGAGAAATCACCTTCACAGCTTTTCATTGAAAAGTTTGAAGGCACCTATGTCAAAATTGTTTTGGCTGTAGTTGTTCTAATGATGTTTGCTCCACACTTTCTGTTAGGTTGGAGCTGGACTGAAACCTTTTACCGGGCCATGATCCTTCTTGTTGTAGCATCACCTTGTGCCCTGGTAGCGTCCATCATGCCTGCTACTTTGTCAGCCATTTCGAATGGAGCGAGACACGGCATTCTTTTTAAAGGCGGTGTGCACCTTGAAAACCTGAGTCATCTTAAAGCGATCGCCTTTGATAAAACTGGCACACTGACAAAAGGAAAACCGGAAGTAACCGATGTAGTAGCCGGGGATAGGATTTCCAGGGAGGAACTGCTTCTAAAGGTCGCATCCATCGAGAGCCACTCAAACCACCCGCTGGCTAATGCCATTGTCAAATATGCCAAGAGCACACTTTCAGAGTCCCTTATCCACCCGGAGAGCATTGAAGATGTGACCGGATTCGGGGTCAAAGCCAAGGTTGATCATGATGAATGGAAAATCGGCAAAGCCTCTTTTGTCGGTAAAACAGAGGCAAGGGCATTTGCAGCCGGAGCTGCCGACCGCATGGCAAGCGAGGGAAAGACGGTTGTATTTGTCCAGAAAAACGATGAAATCATCGGCCTTATTTCCCTGAAGGATGTTGTCCGGGAGGAAACCAAACAGGCCATTGACCTTTTAAAGAAACAGGGAATCTACACCATCATGCTGACGGGAGACAGCCAGACAACAGCAGCAGCAATTGCGGGCGAAAGCCATGTCAATGAGCATATTGCCGAATGCCTTCCTGAAAACAAAGTGGAGCATTTGAAAAAGCTCAAGGAAACATACAGCAATGTCGCCATGGTGGGTGACGGAATTAATGACGCCCCTGCCCTGGCCACTGCCAATGTTGGAATCGCCATGGGGGAAGGAACTGACGTTGCGCTTGAAACGGCTGATGTCGTTTTAATGAAAAATGACCTTCCGAAAATCGCGGAAGCCATCGATCTTTCAAGGCGCATGAATAAGATTATCAAGCAGAATGTCATCTTTTCCATCATGGTCATCATGTTTCTAATTGCATCCAACTTCCTGCAGCTGCTTGACCTTCCTTATGGAGTAATCGGCCATGAAGGGTCAACCATTTTGGTTATTTTAAACAGCCTGAGGCTGTTAAGATCATAA
- a CDS encoding YihY/virulence factor BrkB family protein, which yields MGRTFSALIPNLWRRVEEDDVFGLAAQLAYFFLLSLFPLLIFLVTLVPYLPITQQDILNVVRDFAPGETMRLIETNIYEITQRNGKLLSFGIIATLWSASNGINAVVKAFNKAYDVKETRHFIIARGMAILLTFAMIFVFVLALLLPVFGRQIGLFISSEFGLSGQFLAIWNMVRWLVSPFILFVVFTGLYWIAPNKKLTCISAVPGAIFATVGWVLSSLAFSYYVSSFGNFSATYGSIGAIIVLMIWFYLSGIIIILGGEINATYSKINKEDC from the coding sequence ATGGGACGAACTTTTTCGGCTCTGATTCCAAACTTATGGAGAAGAGTAGAGGAAGATGATGTATTTGGACTTGCTGCCCAATTGGCCTATTTCTTTCTTCTCTCTCTTTTCCCTTTGCTGATTTTCCTGGTCACACTCGTTCCTTATTTGCCGATTACGCAGCAGGATATCTTAAATGTTGTCCGTGATTTTGCGCCGGGAGAGACAATGAGGCTCATTGAAACCAATATTTATGAAATTACGCAGCGGAATGGAAAGCTGCTTTCCTTCGGAATCATCGCAACACTCTGGTCAGCTTCAAACGGAATCAATGCCGTGGTGAAGGCTTTTAATAAGGCGTATGATGTAAAGGAAACCCGTCATTTTATAATTGCACGCGGGATGGCGATACTGCTTACGTTTGCGATGATTTTTGTGTTTGTACTGGCTCTGCTTCTTCCTGTTTTCGGAAGACAGATTGGCTTATTTATTTCTTCGGAATTTGGTTTGTCAGGCCAATTCCTGGCGATATGGAATATGGTTCGCTGGCTAGTGAGTCCATTTATCCTTTTTGTGGTGTTTACAGGGTTGTACTGGATTGCCCCCAATAAAAAACTAACCTGTATCAGCGCTGTGCCTGGTGCTATTTTCGCAACAGTCGGCTGGGTGCTTTCATCCCTTGCCTTTTCATACTATGTCAGCAGCTTCGGCAATTTCTCCGCGACATATGGAAGCATTGGGGCCATAATCGTGCTTATGATCTGGTTTTACTTATCCGGCATTATCATCATTCTTGGCGGGGAAATCAATGCCACCTATTCGAAGATCAATAAAGAGGATTGCTGA
- a CDS encoding YtxH domain-containing protein gives MGKSLFWKGVLYGALAGGALSLLDKSTRETVFDNCRKTSSNVGYYLKHPSEAVNQVKDVSNKVKTAIDQVSEDVAFITGTVEEIREMAPEVTQIVQNTKQAFSDIKLKGSDELPEKPADDSVKIPH, from the coding sequence ATGGGGAAATCATTGTTTTGGAAAGGTGTACTATATGGAGCGCTTGCAGGCGGTGCGCTAAGCCTTCTTGACAAATCCACAAGGGAAACGGTTTTTGACAATTGCCGGAAAACGTCCAGCAATGTCGGCTATTACTTAAAACACCCAAGTGAAGCAGTGAATCAGGTGAAGGATGTTTCCAATAAGGTCAAAACCGCTATTGACCAGGTTAGTGAAGACGTCGCTTTTATTACTGGCACTGTGGAAGAAATAAGAGAAATGGCACCGGAAGTAACACAGATTGTTCAGAACACAAAGCAGGCCTTTTCAGATATAAAGCTGAAGGGATCAGACGAACTGCCGGAAAAACCTGCTGACGATTCGGTTAAGATTCCGCATTAA
- a CDS encoding DUF1128 domain-containing protein → MNNLSEKSVENVEFMIEAIKEKLKVLNLGAIKPSHFDEEMYEELKDIYDLVMKKDSFSPNEMQALVEELGNLRKNK, encoded by the coding sequence ATGAATAATTTATCTGAGAAATCGGTTGAGAATGTGGAGTTTATGATTGAGGCTATTAAGGAGAAGCTGAAGGTTTTGAATTTAGGTGCTATTAAGCCTTCACATTTTGATGAGGAAATGTATGAGGAATTAAAGGATATTTATGATCTTGTCATGAAAAAGGATTCGTTTAGTCCGAATGAGATGCAGGCTTTGGTGGAAGAACTTGGGAATTTGAGGAAGAATAAATAA
- a CDS encoding type 1 glutamine amidotransferase domain-containing protein, whose protein sequence is MSKKIACLITEMFEDSEYTEPAKGFKEAGHEVVTIEKEQGKSVKGKQGEATVQIDQSIDNVNPQDFDALFLPGGFSPDQLRADDRFVKFTKSFMDEKKPVFAICHGPQLLLTAKTLEGRDATGYKSIQVDMEYAGAKFQDSEVVVCQNQLVTSRQPDDIPAFTRESLKLLG, encoded by the coding sequence ATGAGTAAAAAAATCGCATGCTTAATTACCGAGATGTTCGAGGATAGTGAATACACGGAACCTGCTAAAGGCTTCAAAGAAGCAGGGCATGAAGTGGTTACAATCGAAAAGGAACAAGGCAAATCCGTTAAGGGCAAACAGGGTGAAGCCACTGTTCAAATAGATCAGAGCATTGATAACGTAAATCCTCAGGACTTTGATGCACTGTTCCTGCCAGGCGGATTCTCACCGGATCAGCTTCGTGCTGATGATCGATTTGTTAAATTTACAAAATCCTTCATGGACGAAAAGAAACCAGTTTTCGCGATCTGCCACGGACCGCAGCTGCTGCTGACAGCCAAGACTCTTGAAGGCCGCGACGCAACCGGCTACAAATCCATTCAGGTCGATATGGAATACGCAGGAGCCAAATTCCAGGACTCAGAAGTCGTCGTCTGCCAAAACCAGCTCGTCACAAGCCGCCAGCCGGACGATATTCCGGCATTCACACGTGAATCGCTTAAATTGTTAGGTTAA
- the treR gene encoding trehalose operon repressor: MRNNKYLVIYEELAQQIQEGKYPARSILPSEHELTEMYSTSRETIRKALNLLAQNGFIQKIRGKGSMVLDLKKLQFPISGLVSFKELAGKMGQRAETIVDEFSLIQPDAEKMKHLHIDKDEKVWKVYRVRKIEDERIILDKDFLIDKYVPGLTREICQSSIFAYIEGELGKKISFAKKEFTVEEPTAEDRRLLDMEGFHAIVVVKNYIYFDDATLFQYTESRHRPDKFRFVDFARRMDSGV; this comes from the coding sequence ATGAGAAATAATAAATATTTAGTGATTTATGAGGAGCTTGCCCAGCAAATCCAGGAAGGCAAGTATCCCGCCAGATCTATTCTGCCATCTGAACATGAATTGACGGAGATGTATTCCACTTCAAGGGAAACCATCCGAAAGGCCTTAAATTTGCTTGCGCAAAACGGATTTATTCAGAAAATCCGCGGAAAGGGCTCGATGGTTCTTGATTTAAAAAAGCTGCAGTTCCCCATATCGGGCCTGGTCAGCTTTAAAGAGCTGGCCGGAAAAATGGGCCAGCGTGCTGAAACAATTGTGGACGAATTTTCACTTATTCAGCCTGACGCAGAAAAGATGAAGCATCTTCATATTGATAAAGATGAAAAGGTATGGAAAGTGTACCGTGTCCGGAAAATCGAAGATGAGCGGATCATTTTGGACAAGGATTTTTTAATTGATAAATATGTCCCGGGCTTAACCAGAGAAATATGCCAAAGCTCTATTTTTGCCTACATTGAGGGTGAACTCGGGAAAAAAATAAGCTTTGCCAAAAAGGAATTTACAGTGGAAGAACCGACTGCCGAAGATCGCAGGCTCCTGGATATGGAAGGATTCCATGCCATTGTCGTGGTGAAAAATTATATTTATTTCGATGATGCTACTCTCTTTCAGTACACAGAATCCAGGCACAGGCCGGACAAATTCAGGTTTGTTGATTTTGCGAGAAGAATGGACAGTGGAGTGTAA
- a CDS encoding class I SAM-dependent methyltransferase, whose product MINEYVRLLKARNWMKKNQPFLYSWHAYVGFELDLFSQFRSWRTVKEVASSRNLQEELLLRWVEVGLAIRHLKKKGKDKIKTASKFSLPSTPQNPRSTGIILKEMMELHIPTLLSYPELLRSNTKNTFDHEEHGPTVARTSSLLEQLALPRLMKTIKKNKMERIIDIGCGEGGYLSRISQKFPHAKLAGIEINEDVAESARTNCKDIPNINIVTADVHEYSPEHQADLIMVNNLLHYIQPEDRKQLLSRLKSWLSRKGSITIITPILHSKKGEEFSSVFNSFFSAFENLYPTPTEEDIHQLAKELKLKVKTFKPVVTEGGWYFIQLSNR is encoded by the coding sequence ATGATAAATGAATATGTGAGATTGCTAAAAGCACGAAATTGGATGAAAAAGAACCAGCCCTTTTTATACAGCTGGCATGCATATGTTGGATTTGAGCTGGACCTTTTTTCCCAGTTCCGCAGCTGGAGAACGGTAAAAGAAGTGGCCTCAAGCAGAAATCTTCAGGAGGAGCTGCTCTTAAGATGGGTGGAGGTGGGGCTGGCGATCCGCCATTTGAAAAAGAAGGGGAAGGATAAAATCAAGACAGCATCTAAATTCAGCCTTCCGTCCACGCCCCAAAACCCCCGTTCCACAGGAATCATCCTGAAGGAAATGATGGAATTGCATATCCCGACTTTACTCTCTTATCCAGAACTGCTCCGTTCCAATACGAAAAACACTTTTGACCATGAAGAGCATGGACCGACTGTCGCAAGAACTTCATCACTGCTTGAACAGCTTGCCCTGCCGCGGCTTATGAAAACCATTAAGAAAAATAAAATGGAACGAATCATTGACATTGGCTGTGGGGAAGGCGGCTATTTAAGCAGAATCAGCCAGAAGTTCCCCCATGCAAAACTGGCGGGAATTGAAATTAATGAAGATGTCGCAGAATCTGCCCGAACCAATTGCAAAGATATTCCCAACATTAATATTGTGACAGCAGATGTTCATGAATACTCCCCTGAGCATCAGGCTGATTTAATTATGGTCAATAATTTGCTTCACTATATCCAGCCGGAGGATCGCAAACAGCTGCTGTCCCGATTGAAAAGCTGGCTTAGCCGGAAAGGATCCATTACGATTATCACACCCATTCTGCATTCAAAAAAAGGCGAGGAGTTTTCAAGCGTGTTTAACAGCTTCTTTTCAGCCTTTGAAAATTTATATCCAACCCCAACAGAGGAGGACATTCACCAGCTCGCTAAAGAGCTGAAGCTGAAAGTGAAAACCTTCAAGCCGGTTGTAACAGAAGGTGGCTGGTATTTTATCCAGCTGTCCAACCGGTAA
- a CDS encoding NAD(P)/FAD-dependent oxidoreductase, giving the protein MSLNTEVAIVGGGIGGLTLGLKLAQANIDVIVMEKLDAPSSVYKGELLQPKSLKIFEELDVLREILDNGFSFSRIAFEEGEKEFAMDYSILPGDYDYSLMIEHEKLKGILLNQGLQYPNFQYLSGSLAKGYDNGDLLVERKDVKEQLTVSADFYIGAEGRNSITRKEMNSKIKKIEYNHQFLTVTFPRPQSLEEGKIISKDERFLGLFPLPDAKVRSVYLIPEGTYKEHQKKGIHYFHKNYVELFPELEGYVTRLKNWKDIQLMIPTAFYADKYVDGRLAILGDAAHTVHPMAGEGMNMAIQDADVLGELLAEMYESGSIAPDKLKWYEKVRKPRAENMISLSHLSAIAYSYSNRVITGIRRKGLKQIERDKTLQYKQMLNVSGLGYWPESLWDRLIQAGMLPARKTELSAADKSHYFYTEQEDYPWKKVEQP; this is encoded by the coding sequence ATGTCCTTGAATACAGAGGTTGCAATTGTGGGCGGTGGGATTGGCGGTTTGACGCTGGGATTGAAGCTGGCTCAAGCCAATATTGATGTCATCGTAATGGAGAAGCTGGATGCCCCATCTTCCGTTTATAAGGGGGAACTCCTGCAGCCGAAGAGCCTGAAAATTTTTGAGGAGCTGGATGTACTGCGTGAAATCCTTGATAACGGCTTTTCATTTTCCCGAATTGCGTTTGAGGAAGGGGAAAAAGAGTTTGCCATGGATTACAGCATTCTGCCGGGAGATTATGATTACTCGCTTATGATCGAGCATGAAAAGCTGAAAGGAATCCTTCTTAATCAGGGGCTTCAATATCCAAACTTTCAATATCTGTCAGGGTCCCTGGCAAAAGGTTATGACAATGGCGATTTACTGGTTGAGCGGAAGGATGTAAAGGAGCAGCTTACAGTAAGTGCTGATTTTTATATAGGCGCTGAAGGAAGAAACTCCATTACCAGAAAAGAAATGAACAGCAAAATTAAAAAGATTGAGTATAACCATCAATTTTTAACGGTCACCTTCCCCCGCCCTCAATCCTTGGAGGAAGGGAAAATCATTTCTAAGGATGAGCGGTTCCTCGGATTATTTCCGCTGCCGGATGCGAAAGTAAGATCTGTTTATTTAATTCCGGAGGGCACGTATAAGGAGCATCAAAAAAAAGGAATTCACTATTTCCATAAAAATTATGTAGAGCTTTTTCCTGAGTTGGAAGGGTATGTGACCAGGCTGAAAAATTGGAAGGATATTCAGTTAATGATTCCGACAGCCTTTTATGCAGATAAATATGTGGATGGAAGACTTGCTATCCTGGGCGATGCGGCCCATACGGTTCACCCGATGGCAGGGGAAGGAATGAACATGGCGATTCAGGATGCGGATGTGCTGGGCGAATTGCTTGCAGAGATGTATGAGAGCGGAAGTATTGCGCCGGACAAGCTTAAATGGTATGAAAAAGTCCGGAAGCCACGCGCTGAAAACATGATCAGCCTCAGCCATTTATCCGCCATAGCCTATTCCTATTCCAACCGGGTGATTACAGGAATACGCCGCAAAGGCCTGAAGCAGATCGAAAGAGATAAAACCCTGCAATATAAGCAAATGTTGAATGTTTCAGGTCTTGGATATTGGCCAGAGAGCCTTTGGGACCGATTGATTCAGGCGGGAATGCTGCCGGCAAGAAAAACAGAATTATCAGCTGCCGATAAAAGCCATTATTTTTATACAGAACAAGAAGACTATCCCTGGAAGAAGGTTGAACAGCCATGA
- the mnmH gene encoding tRNA 2-selenouridine(34) synthase MnmH, whose translation MREIAVEQYIQMDNAVPVDVRSPIEFEECSIPGAVNVPLFTNEERVEIGTLYKKEGSDAAKWRAMEIVSPKIPSMMQKIRDLKNDGLQPVIYCWRGGMRSKAVTTFITYAGVSIPRLIGGYRAYRQYILENTASLIPEKAVVLHGMTGVGKTDVLKVLSEKGYPVIDLEEMAGHRGSIFGSFGMGYGSTQKTFDALLYQALSEVKGYPYIIMEAESKRIGKVVQPDELLDTKKTAIHIDMFASIESRVQRILRDYVEPYQKEEWFKPKVDESLVFIKKRLKDTEIREQLDESAQTENYELFIKLLLEYYYDPRYAFKQHDYEGEFHHVNADNVETAAQQIIQIIEKQNAPVL comes from the coding sequence ATGAGAGAAATAGCAGTCGAACAATATATCCAAATGGACAACGCAGTTCCGGTCGATGTCAGGTCTCCAATCGAATTTGAGGAGTGCAGCATTCCCGGTGCTGTCAATGTGCCGCTTTTCACCAATGAAGAGCGTGTGGAAATCGGAACACTATATAAGAAAGAAGGATCTGATGCAGCGAAATGGAGAGCGATGGAAATCGTTTCACCTAAAATTCCGTCCATGATGCAGAAAATCAGAGACCTGAAAAATGATGGCCTTCAGCCTGTCATTTACTGCTGGCGCGGCGGCATGCGCAGCAAAGCGGTTACTACATTTATCACATATGCCGGTGTTTCGATCCCTCGTTTAATTGGAGGATACAGAGCTTACCGTCAATATATTCTGGAAAACACAGCAAGCCTGATTCCTGAAAAAGCAGTTGTTCTGCACGGAATGACCGGCGTCGGGAAAACGGATGTTCTGAAGGTGTTAAGCGAAAAAGGCTATCCTGTTATTGACCTGGAAGAAATGGCGGGACACCGCGGATCGATTTTCGGTTCCTTTGGCATGGGGTACGGCAGCACACAAAAAACATTTGATGCACTATTGTATCAAGCCCTTTCTGAGGTTAAAGGCTACCCTTATATTATTATGGAAGCCGAGAGTAAGCGGATTGGCAAGGTGGTTCAGCCGGATGAGCTGCTGGATACTAAAAAAACCGCAATCCACATTGATATGTTTGCAAGCATCGAATCCCGTGTCCAGCGTATTCTGAGGGACTATGTGGAACCATATCAAAAAGAAGAATGGTTCAAGCCAAAAGTGGATGAAAGCCTCGTTTTTATTAAAAAACGTCTGAAAGATACTGAAATCCGCGAGCAGCTTGATGAATCAGCTCAAACGGAGAACTACGAACTATTTATCAAGCTTTTATTAGAATACTATTACGATCCGCGCTATGCTTTTAAACAGCATGACTATGAGGGCGAATTCCACCATGTGAATGCTGATAATGTGGAAACAGCTGCACAGCAAATTATTCAAATAATTGAGAAGCAAAATGCTCCCGTCTTATGA
- a CDS encoding helix-turn-helix domain-containing protein, with protein MIGDRVKKLRQEKKMSLSELADQAGVAKSYLSSLERNLQTNPSIQFLEKIAGVLNVPVDHLIHEQINKDDLDSEWMKIVKEAMESGVSKEQFREFLDFNKWRSGQKS; from the coding sequence ATGATCGGTGATCGTGTAAAAAAACTTCGCCAGGAAAAGAAAATGTCCTTATCCGAGCTTGCGGACCAGGCCGGTGTCGCAAAATCATACTTAAGCTCACTTGAGCGCAACCTGCAAACCAACCCTTCTATTCAATTCCTTGAAAAAATCGCGGGTGTTCTGAATGTTCCCGTTGACCATCTGATCCATGAGCAGATTAACAAGGATGACCTAGATTCCGAATGGATGAAAATTGTGAAAGAAGCGATGGAGTCTGGTGTTTCAAAGGAACAGTTTCGGGAGTTTTTGGATTTTAATAAATGGAGAAGCGGACAAAAATCATAA
- a CDS encoding anti-repressor SinI family protein — translation MTEQNVKVEGIDLEWLQLIMEARNLGLQKEEIREFLHNNRAKEVLIEA, via the coding sequence TTGACAGAGCAAAATGTTAAGGTCGAAGGAATTGATTTGGAGTGGCTGCAGTTAATTATGGAAGCAAGAAACTTAGGATTGCAAAAGGAAGAAATTAGAGAGTTTTTACATAATAACAGAGCCAAAGAGGTTCTGATCGAAGCTTAA